AATTTGGATCTGGTTGATACACTTAAAGGACTGCCTACTACTTGACTGGATAGCTGGGCTCCATGGCAATGCCACAGATACCTTTCTTATTTCCAGAACCACGTCTCATCCTTATGTAGCTGATTCACCCCAGTCTCTGCCCCAAGAGTTTTTCACAAGCCAATATTCTCTACCCCTAGATTCACCATAACCAACTGCTGCTACTCCATGGTTGAGTTGATCCGCACAGGAGCCACTGAATATACCACTGGAATAGagttgaaattcaaaattaccAGCGTCAATTGCAACAGAGACAGGTTGCTGGGCAACTGCAGCTTGTACTCTATTCTAATTATTGGCAGGTACTGCTTCATAACCACTTATTTTCACTGCATGGTccctagttttctttttctgacaGGTGCCGTCTTTTCCTTTGTAAGGGTAGTCATTTTCGGTTGTGATTCCACCAATCTTTTTGATGTATTGAAATGTTATCTTCATGTCTCCGCCTTCACAGCCCTGGGTATCACTGCTAACGTCACATTCCATGAGCTCTTGTTCTGACAGAGATACTAATTTTCCTGTCTTGATTTTGTTGATGCCTTCCACAGCTGCCACTGCAGAGAAAGCCCAACAACTTCCTGTGTTGGAAAGAAACTAGCATCAGCTGTTcttattgaaaatgatttgagATAAGAACTGACAATTAGCAATTAAATGAACTTGAATGAGAAAAACTCATACCACATTGACCTTGATCCTTGATAGGAGTCACAGCACCTTTCTTCCTCCAATCTACTGCAGCTGGCAACTCTGTGCTATTTTCGCACCCCGCACCGTTGTTTATCTTTTTAGCTGTATGTCTATTACTCTGAAAACCCAGGTAGGTAAATTTGAACTCTTCATTTGTTAGGTCTGCAAATTTGTTGTCAGTGAGCCTGAAGGATAAGTTTTGAGAATTGATGTAGTCAATGAACTGAACATTAGATTGGTATATTCCAAAACACAGTGACCATTCGTCTCATATTCTCTGCCATATCGGGCCAGCCAGTCTTCAAACCTCTGCTCTATATCCCCTGGGTCATAAATTGGGGTCACCTTGTTTTCAGACGATGATACCCTTGAAGGTATCCATAGAATACACAAAACCATTAGAATCAAGCCACAGCTCCTCAACGTTATTGGTGCCCTCATGGCTAGCTTAAGATGTTGATAGAGTATAGGGGCTTATAAATGAAGATGTAGACTGGGACatgtatgttattattattattcagatTGGTAACGCAATGAAGTCAATAATTTATGCTAGTTCATACCTTTGTTCAAAGTTTTCAGTTGCGTTTCTATTCTGAATTCCAATCATGCCTTTCGTACttcccatttatttttttttggaaaagtcTTTTAGTTTTGTTGCCCCACTGGTTACATAGCGTGCAGGGTAGACTATTGTTTGCTCAGGTCTAGCCTCTTCATTGTATCTTTATGCACCTGAACTTGCTTGAGCTGGTTTCGGTAGTGCAGATAGGACCAGATCTGGcattatttaaaagaaacatTAGAAAACTAAGAAAAAGGTTTTGAAAGTTATTATCTAGTCAATGTCTTGTGGTATTAGGGTCTTGGAAGGATAATTTAGCGACAAATGTCTAACCTTTTAGTACTACTTTTGCCTGAATTCAAACATTATAGAGTTACAACTCAAATCTACACCCGCTATTATTGGAAGGTTGGAAAATTGCCAGTTTTAGCTTTTCATTGAGGAATGGTTTGTAAACAAAAAGACAGAAGTGTAATGACTGTAGAATTCATAGTTCTTGCTCTACTTCCGTATCTATTGATGGATTTTGATCTTGTTATTGCTGTGGAGAATGGAGATGAGGATGTTTGACAGATGGTGTTGAATGTCGTATGAGTATGTGAGGGTTTTTGTTTCCCAACTTCTGTAATTAACTCCCCATTTTGATGGTGAAACAAGTTACAGCCATCTCTCAGTTTCATTTAACTACATGTAGGTTCATGGTTGCATTGAGCAGTCACTGTTATTGTATCAATTTCTCTGAGACATCACTCTATTGAGCCAGCCACATGATAAGAACCTGACTCTGTGATTAGGTAGTTGTATGCATCAATTGTTCATCTAACTTGTTTTTTAGGTGCATAGGATGTGGATTGCTCAGATAGTGTGATAATCATACGGAAGATACTCCTGAAAATTGCCCATGAAAAAAGGAGAAGCATGAAAAATCATGGAATCATCAACTAAAGGAAATGGAGGATGTGGCCAGAGAAATTTTGTCCCCAAATCTTTAGCCTCTTCTTTATATGCGGCTTCCATTATAATTGGAGTGCTTCGGTTGAAGTGAAAGAGTAAAGCTtgaggaatgaaattgagataaaaaaaaattaatagaattaagattaaatttgatataaaaatgaaatgaaattaaatgtctagggaaaaatcaaatgagattAAATGTTTAGGGAAAAGTGTACAAAACTAAttcattatgaaaataattaaaaaaaatagtatttaaaagaattaggactaaatttaacataaaaattaaatgaaaataaatgtccagggatggaattaaaaaaaaaacaaatcaatcaagaaaataattcaaaacaaataaaaattaaaaaaatcaagattaaatttaaaaaaaataaaaaaaatcaaatgatcagGAATGGAAtcgaaaataaaatccaattagaaacaatcaatgtaaataaaacaattgcaaataagagaagaaggattgaatcaaaaaaataaataaattgaagagcTTATATGAATTTTTGCATGGCTAACACACAAtccaaagaagaaagagaaggaaaagaagaaaaaaaaagaagcaatttcAAGCTAAACCACGCCGAACTACCTTACATGCGCCACCCATAGAGGAAGAGGACGCTGAGATGAATTAAATGATATGGCAGAATCACAGTTACAACTGCCAGAGCTAGCCGCACGCACCACCAGAAGGCGACTTAGCGGATGACACGCTGACACGTGCGAGGTACGCGTTAgcaactttttcattttttttgtgcaaaaattaaaaatgctttCAGAActaaacaatattaacaaacaaACTATGATAAAATTACAACCAAGCTCCTGAagctaagattaaaaaaatttgaattgtaaAGGTAATGTAGTAATTCTACTGTtctataaattttgaaaatacaaaaaacaccCTTGTGCAGAAGGCATCGGATTATTTTAAAGGGttatattagtaattttatcgtgcatttaaaaattcaattaccaaaataatcttatataatcatcaaaaaatatttatatctccTCCCTCTGAAGCtaagaaaaaagataagataACCAAAAGATAAAATAGTCATAACATTATTTTCTAGAGTCACTTTCAAATATTGACTATAATTACAAGACTTACTTagatcttatataaaaaaagccttGAATCACCAAATTATTACgtcaatctaaattaattatttttttaattaaaataatattattttattttttaactcattGTTGACCCGATTAAATATAGATCAAGTTTGATAAAGTTAATTAGTAGGTAAACCATAATTAGCCAGGTTAAtgtgttttggttttgaaattaaaacGAAGTCAAAGTAAGGTTTCAAATCGTGCTGGGTCAACTCGCTAATCCGAGCAGGTTCAATACTCATTGTATGGAGAGAATGTTAGTTCACTTACTAGGGAGTTTCTTTTTCACGATTTGATCACGTCTAGAGCAAAAACCCACCGAGCAGAGGAGCCAAATTAACATCTCAAGAGTTCAAAGTACTAGTTGGAGTATATTTTATGCTGTAAAGGATTGTGGTTTCCATATCTGTTGTATAACTGGTGCGGAACTTGTGGCCTCATGGCGCATGCATCTGCGAGACGTGAAGGGTGTTATTAGCTTCTGGTTTCATTGCAACTCGCAACGCTCACGAGACTCGGCGTCAGGAGTTGTATGCGACGACGCCATTGTTTATACACGAAACCTCCAAGTCACAAACTCTAATTTTCGTTGCTGGATTTGGACTGTCCCATTGAGGGATAGTGAACAGGTTAAGGGTATTTTCAGACCAGTTTTTAAACATTaacatcgattttttttattttttttcaacgaaAGATCATCAATGTCCAGATCAAACCTAAAAGATCACATGGGAGTAAACCTAACTCACTCATTACCAACCGGTTTAAACCTCCAAAACACGAATCTTGGTTCTATAAGCAACTCCCTGCCTATTATTCTATGGCTGCTTGACAGGCTGCATTCATGCATGCTTTCTTGTTATATTCTAATCAGTTGATTACTTGCTAAGAACTTTTCTAATCATGTGATACAATATAatgctaattattattatgatcaTGACTCCATTTTCTAATCAAAGTTTCTTGTTCACAgctgagagagagggagggagggggagGGGACATGATCACAtgccatttttattattagtagaTGCCTGCATGAAGATTGCCTGATTGCAAGGCACTTAATTTCTTGAGGTAAAAGGCttcagaaataataaaataaaaaaagaaaaagaaaagagaattccCTAAACATCTCTGTCTGATAATGATTAGTGCATCCCATAaagttgaattaataaaaaccaacataaattCGGAAGGTGCCGAGctaggagctgtttgtagaTGTGGTAGCTAAGCCAAgttattatagaaaataaagaggACACAGTGCCCTACATGTGGGTATGGTTTGGGGACAAAGCAAAGAAAACTTAGAGCCTGCAAAGCAATTCACATGGTCTGGGACTGACATCATCCCCTTGCTTTCCCTcctccttcccttttctttcacaCCATTTCCCTAGTCTAATTATTAATAGCCACTgctaacttcttcttttttttgtttaatataagtAGTTAATAAGTTACGTCGTCggagatataaaaataaaaataaattttgattactCTCAGAATTAACCATGACAATTATTTGCCATAGAAAGCTCAACTTGTTCCCTGCCTGTATGGCCAAAAACTCTATGGCTTCGTCGATGGTAGCTCTCCCGCTCCACCAAATTTATTAATGCCCCACCAAATATTGTCTATGATTTTTGGTGTGAACAAGATAAGTTGATTTTGAACACCCTTATCTCTTCTTTATCTGCACCTGTTCTTCAACAAATTGTTGGTCCTGAGACCTCTTGTGATGTTTAGATATCACTctgtagaaaatattttctgtgACGTTTCGTGCCCGTCAAATGAACACTCTAGCTATATAAACTTAGTACGTTTGAAAACGGGAGGTATCTTCATTCTAGATTATTTTCAAAAAGCTAAAAGCTTTACTGATGTCACTATTGGACATCCTCTTGGTGATTCTAAAATCACATCACATGTTTTTTCTACACCATCCactgaaaatgattttttattacctTAGTTAATACATGTCTGtgttagagaattatataaattatatcttagaatctcacctaacagtttaaactttaaaattgaatttgttttttgacatggtatcagagttttgttgactaagcggtcacgagtttgaatctcaccaccctcactctatttgataaaaattaaacacaaggtggTATGAGTCCATGCAAGTTTCTAGCTCAAATTTAAAGAGATAtgttagagaattatataaatcatatcttaaaattttacctcacaatttaattttttagattgaattaattctttaacgATATATTTAGAGCTCTATACATGACCTATGTTTGGAAAAGGTTGTTATTTCATCTGACATACATCTCTTCTATTAATATGATTGTATGAAATTCTCAATCTCATGGCCACGAACGCTACACAAATAATCAATCATTTCAAGGACGTGGTCATGGACAAAGCCATGGGAGACCTAACTCATCTGCAACTCTAACAAGCTCATCGTGATCATTTTGTTAAACTTTCCTCAAGGTGGGTCATATTACACCCAAATGCTAGTATAGGTTTGATCATGATTGCCAAGCTCCTTCGACTCCATAAGCATATAATAAAACTCAAGTATCTTCGGATCAATCTTGGCATCCGGACACTAGTTTTACTCATCATGTCACCTCTAACCTGTCAAATCTCAACCTTCACACTAAACACTACACTGGACAAGATCAACTCTTGAAATTAAAGGATAGTTCTACTTATCCTTTTCTCctctttcaaattatttttctctcaatAATGTTCTCAATGTtccttatataaaaaagaacattcTTTCTGATTATCAATTCTCCAAGATAATTATGttcattttgaatttcaccctttattttttatatgtaaagtATTAATTATCAGGAGTCACCCTTCTCAAAGGCAAGAGTAACCATAGACTTTACCGATTACAATACCTTTCCAAGGCTTACCATTCCCCCTGCAGTCCATCTAAGTAATTGAGTCTCTGTTGACCAGTGACATCATTGTCCAGGACATCTTACATTACACATTGTTCATCAAGTTCTCTCCACACATCAGTTAATCACTTCtaataatttctcaaataatatttggTTGGTTGTGCTTGTTGGCCTCATCTTCAAaccttataataaaaaaaaaagatgaatttttgATCCTCTCATTGACTTCTTGGttataaaacaaacacaaaggTTATAAGTGTTTAGACCCTTCCACTAGTTGAATTTTGATTTCTACTAATGTTGTTTTTGGATGAACAGTTCGACTCCCCCGGTCAAAACATTTATCGATAAAGTAATTCTAAAGACCCTCGAATGGTCATTGCCACAACTTCTTCAAAACCAACTATAGTTTCTAGCTACTCCTAATCCAATGCATTCTTAAGTGTATTAAATTGCCATGTTTTTAAgcataaaagattttttttatataaaagaataattaaaataatattattttaaaatatttaaaaaaaaataaaatcaagttttatttaaattttaatcgaGTTAATTAGATCATGAATTAAGCTAACTAAGTTTGATGAAGTTAATTCTTACTTAATTTAACATGAAACTCATTTCTAATTAggtattaatttattgaattcaatCAGGTTTAATAACCCTTGATAAAACAATGACACCGAAGTTTATATTCTAGTtctacaaaattaataatatttaaaaaatcctcCCTTGTATtcaagtttatttcataaaaacacAACACCCTATTGATTCTAAAATCCTATTTTTGCTTCTAATTAAGTATAAGAATACCATTGGATTAACCAAAGGCACTCTATAAACAAGGAATGATCATCTATACAAACATCAAAGAATCGTCGAAGCTTCTATCTTAACAGAAGAGAGAAGACGAGCCCTAGAACAACGGTGTTGGTAATtggtaatttgatttttgaaaggaAGCCTTTGAttactaattataattattattcttataattattttattttaaaattgcaaatacaaaataaactagtagcaatccacaatttttttttcatttttgtcctcaatttgtattatttaattcCAGCTTTATGTGCCTAATTTCATGacaaatttgttaaaaattttaagaaaagaaaaaaaaaatcaacgatagaggatcaaagtgtaaaataaagagaaaacccATGGCCAAACTAAAATTCAGGAGAGTTTTTATCATCTTcatactttcttttttctttcttcatagtttttatagtttttgtaattttaattttggtccaaaactcattttcttaacatttataTAAGTCCTTGAgttagagaaagaagagagaaaatcactTGACAATAGtaaggagagagagagtttcCAATTTGATCACTTTTCACGGATGAAACTcgtcattttttatgttaatgagAGAAGTTCGATGGTGGGGAGTTGTTCCTATAAATATGTTTGAAAAGTAAATCATGttctgctttgattttttttattcagttcaattttttttttttgtgattttgaattgttttaaggTTAATATATGGTTTAAGgagatttttatgatgtttactatgttttttggatgaaaatagttgaaaatgaattttcaatcCAAAAAGCCTCACCTTAAATTTTCAGCCACCATAATGATGGTCGAATTCTAGACTGATGCCTAACAAACGATACGTCatctatttaaaaagaaaaggaaaaaaagaatatgacCTTATGCTttgacttttttgttttcagTCATAAGCTTGCTAGGCCACCCTTTTTtcagctttattttttaatattaagtttttgttgatttttttagtttttattttttaattttatatttcaatatgtggttgattttgaattggtctttatttttttatcaaataactaaataaaaaaatgttattgaatccaatagagTTTATAATCTGAGTTACAAGTTGGAcgaattaatctaatatatttttattttaaaaaaaacatcaacttaaattattttttaaaccaaaatataattttacatattatttACATTGGCTTTGAACTTCCAGGCAATGCCTGGGTTGCTTTTTTGTCATTTGTCAAGAAAAGATAGCTAGAAAATGAATGAGCCATTGATTGgagttgtttatatatattcaaagggtaaatggtaatttttttttttttttttttatgatgttaaaaTAATGAGACTATTATTGTAAGGGTAAGGTACCCTTCTGAGGGAGGGTCACTAAGGGCACGTGGTCACTGATTCCGCTACTTATTAAACAACTAGCGACTTTTAAGTAATACCGTTGAGACACAACACAAACACAACCTCCTCACAGCTGTTGATAGTTGTCCAATCTTCTCCCCCATGTGACCCCACTGCATGCCCCCCTCCCGCAGAGAGAAATAAGTTTTCTTTCTAATAATATATACTTTCATGGGAAGACACGAGATCAAAAGATTGGCCTTTTAATGATGgtgttcttcttcttgttgttgttgtgtctTTCTTCCCCCCTTTTCCTTGCCCTCTCTCCAGCATCACATTGTTCTGTTTAATTTTATAGTCTTgttaatcatcatcatcatcacagcAACAACTTGTTGAACATTGCTGGCGGAtggtttttatataaacatatatacACGTGTATGTATATGTCAGTTTGTAAGAGATTGTTTTTGAAGTTTCTCTTGATCTTTCTTTGATCAtctggttttcttcttcttcttcttctctgaaTTGTGTCATTTGGGATTGTTCGTCATATTGCTGTTGTGATTATACATATTACAATACCAAATGGCACAATTACCTCCGAAAATACCAAACAATATGACACCGAGTTGGCCTGATTTCTCTCATAAGAAGTCACCTTCCATTTGTATTATGGGGACATCGCCACCCCACGATGCTAATGCGGTCATTCCTACCGTTACCGCTAACACCACCGCTACTGTCGCATCGCAAAACCCTTCGTGGGTTGATGAATTCCTCGACTTCTCGTTGACGAGACGTGGGACGCACCGGAGGTCAGTGAGTGACTCCATTGCATTCCTAGAAGAAGCACCGACAATGCTAGAGGAATGTCGTTCCACGGGTGCACCGGGATTAGGGTCACGGCATTACAGTAGCAGTGACTTTGACAGATTTGATGATGAACAGTTTATGTCCATGTTTAACGATGGTATCTCAAATGCTGTGGCAGCTCCTAATTCAAGCTCCACACCTTCTTCGCCGTCTGATCATAACAGCATTAATGACGAGAGAGAAGCTACACTGTCtgagcaacagcaacagcagaaAGTGAGGGATGAGAATGATGAAGGGCAAAATCTATCTGAATGGGAGACACCAAGTACCGTCCCAAGCGCAACCAATCCTGCTATTACTtctaatgaaaacaaaattgatccCAAGAGAGTTAAGAGGTAAGCATACACATAATAACAAAaggtgatttttttcattttcggAACACAACGatattctgtaattttttttattaattaagttaGCAAACATGAATTGTTCAAACCCTTCTTCTGATCTGcaatttaatgcatttctatGATAATTTTGTGTATTTTAAGTTTACTTTTAGTTGGTTGATCCACTGAAAGAATCCCAAGCCATAAATATTACTACTAGCATGCAATCTTGTTGCATTCATGTCCGTGTCAGTTAATTTAGGTATCtttaacatgaaaagaaaaggccatCTCAAAAGTTCTAAATTAGGATAGGAAGGACTCAAGGATTagcttgaaaataaattattttcgaCCACTAGATAGTTTTagagaaagcaaaaaaatcagTGCTCCTAGAGTTATatacgtgtatatatatatactagacaataatattgttaatttagaGCCCTTATGAGAAATCATGCTCTAgtaattaacttaatttgaGTGATtacacaatttaattattatttttttcgctTTATCAGAATCTTGGCAAACAGACAATCTGCTCAAAGATCACGAGTGAGGAAACTGCAGTACATATCTGAGCTTGAACGTAGTGTAACATCATTGCAAGTATGTAGTTTTCAATTATCCCTTGAATTGTCTCTTACATCTCTTCATAATTATTCAGCTAATTATTCTGTATGGTTTGAATTCTGTGCTTAATGAAGGCTGAAGTTTCTGTGTTATCACCAAGGGTTGCATATCTAGACCATCAAAGGTTGCTTCTAAATGTTGACAACAGTGCTCTTAAGCAAAGAATCGCTGCACTGTCTCAAGATAAGATTTTCAAAGATGGTAATTAATCTCTTACTTAATTATCCTTAATCTCATCTTGATCAGGATACAAAATACTTTAACAATAGTCTCAGTCCTACGTGCACAGGTTAATTATAGTGATCAGCTAGCTATATATCTTGAGTGAGCTATAATCCATTTCATAATTAAAGCAACTGTTAATGCATGTTCACAAATATTATACAACTCCATTATTTAATACATAGCATGTGAATCGATCCCCTTTTGTTCTATATAGTATTAAGGaatcaaattataatatatgatCAATTCTTAAGATTTCAAAAGTGggatttatagttttttaataagtaTTGCTCAATTTTCTCTGGGGGGACCAAAATTGAAATGGGAACTAAATGCAACAGCTACACATTAAATAAGATgttattttcatcatcatcatcatgttaTTATAGACAAGACAAATTCGtatactatatatatagaaattctCTCAGTACTTGATCCACTGATAGTTAATCTGCGAACAAGTAGCTAGCTAGCCTTGAATAAAATGCATCTCGTGGTAGGTTGCCCAGTTCATTTATTTTACAAGATAAATGTTTGGTTGAATGGCTGTTCTGGAGGGTGGAGAGACTTAATTCACAAGGGACAGCCAAGCCAATTTTAAGTCCTTAACTGctatatataaatttcttaatCCACAGGTGTTAATCCCACATGGGTTACTAAGGTAGTACATTTtcagaaaggaaatgaaaaattcCATTTAAGTGCACCCAAATTGTAATAGATCCGGCTACAATCATGAGTTTTCGCGGTGATTTTCTATAATGTGACTGGTTTGGTCTACACTAACCTTGTATATGCAATAATGTTTCTTGCTTGCCATGCTAGCTCAAATGCATTGAATGTTTAAATTTGGAGTACTCAAGCTCAGTTCAT
This window of the Populus trichocarpa isolate Nisqually-1 chromosome 13, P.trichocarpa_v4.1, whole genome shotgun sequence genome carries:
- the LOC18104565 gene encoding basic leucine zipper 61, giving the protein MAQLPPKIPNNMTPSWPDFSHKKSPSICIMGTSPPHDANAVIPTVTANTTATVASQNPSWVDEFLDFSLTRRGTHRRSVSDSIAFLEEAPTMLEECRSTGAPGLGSRHYSSSDFDRFDDEQFMSMFNDGISNAVAAPNSSSTPSSPSDHNSINDEREATLSEQQQQQKVRDENDEGQNLSEWETPSTVPSATNPAITSNENKIDPKRVKRILANRQSAQRSRVRKLQYISELERSVTSLQAEVSVLSPRVAYLDHQRLLLNVDNSALKQRIAALSQDKIFKDAHQEALRKEIERLRQVYQQQNLKMDKTNSSINQNN
- the LOC112323780 gene encoding LOW QUALITY PROTEIN: ervatamin-B (The sequence of the model RefSeq protein was modified relative to this genomic sequence to represent the inferred CDS: inserted 2 bases in 2 codons; substituted 1 base at 1 genomic stop codon), with protein sequence MRAPITLRSCGLILMVLCILWIPSRVSSSENKVTPIYDPGDIEQRFEDWLARYGREYXDEWSLCFGIYQSNVQFIDYINSQNLSFRLTDNKFADLTNEEFKFTYLGFQSNRHTAKKINNGAGCENSTELPAAVDWRKKGAVTPIKDQGQCGSCWAFSAVAAVEGINKIKTGKLVSLSEQELMECDVSSDTQGCEGGDMKITFQYIKKIGGITTENDYPYKGKDGTCQKKKTRDHAVKISGYEAVPANNXNRVQAAVAQQPVSVAIDAGNFEFQLYSSGIFSGSCADQLNHGVAAVGYGESRGREYWLVKNSWGRDWGESXYIRMRRGSGNKKGICGIAMEPSYPVK